In a genomic window of Shouchella clausii:
- the gcvH gene encoding glycine cleavage system protein GcvH has product MSNLPEELKYSEEHEWVKTEDGKVRIGITDFAQSELGDIVFVELPEVGDEIEADEPFGSVESVKTVSELYAPISGKVVEVNEELDDSPELVNESPYEKAWMIVVEPADASEVDKLMSAGEYAEMISED; this is encoded by the coding sequence ATGAGTAATTTACCTGAAGAGCTAAAGTATTCCGAAGAACATGAGTGGGTAAAAACGGAAGATGGCAAAGTCCGTATCGGCATCACTGATTTTGCTCAATCTGAACTAGGCGATATTGTCTTCGTCGAACTTCCTGAAGTTGGCGACGAGATTGAAGCCGACGAGCCATTTGGCAGCGTTGAGTCTGTAAAGACTGTATCTGAATTGTATGCGCCAATTAGCGGAAAAGTCGTTGAAGTGAATGAAGAACTTGATGATTCTCCAGAGCTTGTCAATGAGTCACCATACGAAAAAGCGTGGATGATCGTCGTTGAGCCTGCTGACGCAAGTGAAGTGGACAAGCTAATGTCAGCAGGAGAATATGCGGAGATGATTAGCGAAGATTAA
- the sufD gene encoding Fe-S cluster assembly protein SufD: MSVETNPLIGPDKLKERSEGKQEPKWLTDLRLDALNKVESLELPKPDKTKIHNWDFTSFTQELREPKEISSLDELSSDIQQFVDEEATGNSLLIQDNGKTIFQTNAAELADKGVVFCDFATAVKEHGDLVKKYLLTEAVSADENKLTAMHAALMEGGAFIYVPKNVNVEVPLQAVYAVSDEKAGLFNHVLIVAEDNSSVTYVENYTGYGSGASVANLVAEVYVGAGARVSFGGVDTLNEDATTYVVRRAHVERDGRIDWALGQMNDGDTVAENITYLVGDGSYADAKLVSVGTGEQKQNFTTLIKHYGKHSEGYILKHGVMTERALGIFNGISKIEKAATKAHGEQTERILMLGERARGDANPILLIDEDDVTAGHAASVGRIDPLQMFYLMSRGISRAEAERLVIHGFLEPVVSQLPVASVRKQMKTVIERKAKR; the protein is encoded by the coding sequence ATGTCAGTTGAGACGAACCCACTGATCGGTCCGGATAAGTTAAAAGAACGGTCCGAAGGAAAACAAGAACCAAAATGGCTAACGGACTTGCGTCTGGATGCATTGAATAAAGTCGAAAGCCTCGAGCTTCCTAAGCCGGATAAAACCAAAATCCACAATTGGGATTTTACGTCCTTTACTCAGGAACTTAGAGAACCAAAGGAAATTTCAAGCTTGGATGAGCTGTCCAGCGACATTCAGCAATTTGTTGATGAAGAAGCAACTGGAAACAGCTTGCTAATCCAAGACAATGGCAAAACGATCTTTCAAACAAATGCTGCTGAGTTAGCAGACAAAGGCGTTGTGTTTTGTGACTTTGCGACTGCGGTTAAAGAGCATGGCGATCTCGTTAAAAAGTATTTATTAACAGAAGCAGTTTCAGCCGACGAAAACAAGCTAACGGCGATGCATGCCGCATTGATGGAAGGCGGCGCCTTTATTTACGTGCCGAAAAACGTCAATGTTGAAGTGCCATTGCAAGCTGTTTATGCGGTTTCCGATGAAAAAGCCGGTTTGTTTAACCACGTATTGATCGTAGCGGAAGACAACAGCTCAGTCACGTATGTAGAAAATTACACAGGCTATGGCTCTGGTGCATCTGTAGCCAACTTAGTCGCTGAAGTCTATGTCGGCGCCGGTGCCCGCGTTTCCTTTGGCGGTGTCGATACGCTCAATGAAGATGCTACCACTTATGTTGTCCGCCGCGCCCATGTTGAACGCGACGGCCGCATCGATTGGGCGCTTGGGCAAATGAACGACGGCGATACGGTCGCTGAAAACATTACGTACTTGGTGGGCGACGGCTCTTATGCAGACGCAAAGCTCGTATCAGTCGGCACAGGCGAACAAAAACAAAACTTTACGACGCTCATTAAGCATTACGGCAAACATTCAGAAGGCTATATTTTAAAGCATGGCGTTATGACGGAACGTGCCCTTGGCATTTTTAACGGCATTTCAAAAATCGAAAAAGCAGCAACAAAGGCGCACGGCGAACAAACCGAACGGATTCTCATGCTCGGCGAACGTGCCCGGGGCGATGCCAATCCAATCCTTTTAATCGACGAAGATGACGTAACGGCTGGCCACGCTGCTTCTGTTGGCCGGATTGACCCGCTGCAAATGTTCTATTTAATGAGCCGCGGCATTTCACGGGCTGAAGCAGAACGCCTTGTCATCCACGGATTTTTGGAGCCTGTTGTTTCCCAGCTTCCAGTTGCGTCAGTCCGCAAGCAAATGAAAACGGTCATTGAAAGAAAGGCAAAACGATGA
- a CDS encoding acyl-CoA dehydrogenase family protein: MSNTTEKRFKGGGFLLEDMEPAHIFTLEDLTEEQQMIARTTKDFVEKEVLPYVDEIEQHQFQHTTRLLKKAGELGLLGADVPEEYGGLGLDKISSTLISEEFSKAGAFGLSHGAHVGIGTLPIVFFGTNEQKSKYLPGLASGETFAAYALTEPGSGSDALSAKTTAVLNEAGTHYVLNGEKQWITNSAFADVFIVYAKVDGEKFTAFIVERTFAGVSTGPEEKKMGIKGSSTRTLILEDVSVPVDNVLGEIGRGHVIAFNILNIGRYKLGVGCIGGAKRALELAATYATERKQFKTTIASFALIQEKLASMATEIYASESAIYRTGGLIESRFASLSEEEKNDGRAVASAIAEYAIECSLNKFAGSETLDFVADEAVQIHGGYGFMAEYEVERIYRDSRINRIFEGTNEINRLLVPGTLMRKALKGDLPFLQKAQALQEELMLLMPQEIDDTPLAQETHLLAMAKKVFLMVAGAGAQKYGAQLDQEQEVLAAVADIVSDIYSMESAILRTQKAFDASSPENEQQKLLLTEVFTQEAINRIEANAKKALSYMEEGDTLRTMLSMLRKLTRHQPVNVVAKKREIAKAIIAEKQYVI, encoded by the coding sequence AAAGAAGTTTTGCCTTATGTCGATGAAATTGAACAACATCAATTCCAACATACGACGAGGTTGTTGAAAAAGGCTGGAGAATTGGGGCTGCTTGGCGCTGATGTACCAGAAGAATATGGCGGGCTTGGGCTTGATAAAATCAGCTCAACCCTCATTTCGGAGGAATTTTCAAAAGCCGGAGCGTTTGGGCTAAGCCACGGTGCCCATGTCGGCATCGGCACATTGCCAATTGTTTTTTTCGGCACGAATGAACAAAAGAGCAAATACTTGCCTGGCTTGGCCAGTGGCGAGACATTTGCCGCTTATGCCTTAACGGAGCCTGGCTCAGGTTCAGATGCGCTTAGCGCCAAGACGACAGCAGTTCTAAACGAAGCAGGTACACATTATGTTTTGAATGGTGAAAAGCAGTGGATAACCAACTCTGCTTTTGCGGATGTGTTCATTGTTTACGCTAAGGTAGACGGCGAAAAGTTTACTGCTTTTATCGTAGAACGAACGTTTGCTGGCGTCAGCACTGGGCCAGAAGAAAAGAAAATGGGCATTAAAGGATCATCTACGCGTACGCTAATATTGGAAGATGTTTCAGTGCCGGTGGACAATGTCCTTGGCGAGATCGGCCGTGGCCATGTCATTGCCTTTAATATTTTAAATATTGGCCGTTATAAACTTGGAGTCGGCTGTATTGGCGGTGCTAAGCGGGCGTTGGAACTGGCAGCGACATATGCGACAGAGCGAAAGCAATTTAAAACAACAATCGCGTCATTCGCTTTGATTCAAGAAAAACTCGCTTCCATGGCAACCGAAATTTACGCGTCAGAAAGCGCCATTTACCGAACAGGTGGACTGATTGAAAGCCGCTTTGCCAGCTTAAGCGAGGAAGAAAAAAACGACGGCCGTGCCGTTGCTAGTGCAATTGCGGAATACGCCATTGAATGTTCATTGAACAAATTCGCAGGTTCGGAAACGTTGGATTTTGTAGCAGACGAAGCCGTGCAAATCCATGGCGGTTATGGCTTTATGGCTGAATACGAAGTAGAGCGTATTTATCGTGATTCTCGGATTAACCGGATTTTTGAAGGCACGAATGAAATCAATCGTTTGCTTGTCCCGGGGACCCTTATGCGCAAAGCGTTAAAAGGCGATTTGCCGTTTTTGCAAAAAGCGCAAGCGTTGCAAGAAGAATTAATGCTGCTTATGCCTCAAGAAATCGATGATACACCGTTGGCACAAGAAACCCATTTGTTGGCAATGGCTAAGAAAGTATTTTTAATGGTCGCTGGAGCAGGTGCGCAAAAATACGGAGCGCAACTGGATCAAGAACAAGAAGTCCTTGCTGCGGTAGCGGATATTGTCAGCGATATCTATTCAATGGAGTCAGCGATTTTGCGGACGCAGAAAGCATTTGACGCGTCTTCACCAGAGAATGAGCAGCAAAAACTTCTATTAACAGAAGTGTTTACACAAGAGGCAATCAACCGGATCGAAGCAAATGCGAAAAAGGCGTTGTCTTATATGGAAGAGGGAGACACGCTGCGCACGATGCTTTCGATGTTGCGCAAGCTAACGCGCCATCAGCCTGTTAATGTGGTGGCGAAAAAACGGGAAATCGCCAAAGCGATCATTGCTGAAAAGCAGTACGTGATTTAA
- a CDS encoding arsenate reductase family protein — MGVTVYQYPKCSTCRNALKWLDEHGISYEAINIVEAPPTSTTLKELHQKSGLPLKAFFNTSGKKYRELDLKNKLGEMSDEEQYQLLASSGMLIKRPIVTDGTKVTLGFKEDQFHDIWSTF; from the coding sequence ATGGGTGTAACGGTTTATCAATATCCAAAATGTTCTACTTGCCGAAACGCATTAAAATGGCTTGATGAACATGGTATTTCTTATGAAGCCATCAATATTGTCGAGGCACCGCCGACAAGTACAACACTGAAGGAACTTCACCAAAAAAGCGGTTTGCCGTTAAAAGCGTTTTTCAACACAAGCGGAAAAAAATACCGGGAGCTCGATTTAAAGAACAAACTCGGCGAGATGAGCGATGAAGAGCAATATCAGCTACTAGCTAGTTCAGGTATGCTGATAAAACGCCCGATTGTAACAGACGGCACAAAAGTGACACTTGGCTTTAAAGAAGATCAATTTCATGACATTTGGTCAACTTTTTAG
- a CDS encoding carboxymuconolactone decarboxylase family protein, with product MNRESHTTTEQHLGRYKKGVGTYEEKMPAFSRTYNEFTDQCFKDGALSKKQKHLMALGMSVYAQDEYCIIYHSKGCVDHGASEEEMLETIAVATAFGSGAAFSQGATLVQEAFGEFSKGLQ from the coding sequence ATGAATCGTGAAAGTCATACTACAACAGAGCAGCACCTGGGACGATACAAAAAAGGCGTTGGTACTTATGAAGAAAAAATGCCCGCTTTTTCCCGGACATACAACGAGTTTACAGACCAGTGCTTTAAAGATGGGGCCTTGTCAAAAAAACAGAAGCATTTAATGGCGTTGGGCATGAGCGTTTATGCCCAAGATGAATATTGCATCATTTACCATTCAAAAGGATGCGTTGACCATGGTGCTTCTGAAGAAGAAATGCTCGAAACAATAGCGGTTGCGACCGCCTTTGGCAGTGGTGCAGCCTTTAGCCAAGGAGCTACACTTGTACAGGAAGCCTTTGGTGAATTCTCAAAAGGGCTGCAATAA
- a CDS encoding ABC transporter substrate-binding protein: MKKKLLLSSLLLICAVGCQSDEDKTEAHEEQPEGQSYTVTDDRGEDITFEKIPETVVSLAPSNTEILFELGVGENVIGVTEFDFYPEEANEIEKVSDSQTIDAERIIELNPDVVIGYTIGAPDTLDPLEDAGIPVFVIHSAANFEDVYSDIEQIAEVMGVTERGEEIVTNIQAQMEEVATKVAEAEEKDVYFEISPSPDIYTTGANTFQQEIIEAAGLNNVFADEEGWLKIDEEQVIDRNPDLIATTVTYTEDPVGEIKGRAGWGGIAAVENEEIYLLEADIMDRPGPRIGEAVEHLAQIAYPEKFE; encoded by the coding sequence ATGAAAAAAAAGCTTTTGTTATCATCATTATTGCTCATTTGTGCGGTTGGCTGCCAATCGGACGAAGACAAGACAGAGGCCCACGAAGAACAGCCAGAGGGGCAATCGTATACAGTAACGGATGACAGAGGTGAAGACATTACATTTGAAAAAATCCCAGAAACGGTTGTTTCTCTTGCTCCGAGCAATACAGAAATTTTGTTTGAACTTGGTGTAGGAGAAAACGTGATTGGTGTCACTGAATTTGATTTTTATCCTGAAGAAGCAAATGAAATCGAAAAAGTGTCTGACTCACAAACAATTGATGCTGAACGAATTATTGAATTGAATCCTGATGTTGTCATTGGCTATACGATAGGGGCTCCTGATACGCTTGATCCTTTAGAAGACGCAGGGATTCCCGTGTTTGTGATTCACTCAGCCGCAAACTTTGAAGATGTGTACAGTGATATTGAACAAATTGCAGAAGTGATGGGCGTAACAGAAAGAGGCGAAGAAATCGTAACAAACATCCAAGCGCAAATGGAGGAAGTGGCGACCAAAGTCGCTGAAGCGGAAGAAAAGGATGTGTATTTTGAAATCAGCCCATCTCCAGACATTTATACAACAGGAGCCAATACGTTCCAGCAAGAAATCATTGAAGCTGCTGGCTTAAACAATGTGTTTGCTGATGAAGAAGGCTGGCTTAAAATAGACGAAGAGCAAGTGATTGACCGCAACCCGGACTTGATTGCAACAACGGTCACCTATACGGAAGACCCAGTCGGCGAGATCAAAGGCCGCGCTGGCTGGGGAGGCATTGCAGCTGTCGAAAATGAGGAAATTTATTTGCTTGAAGCGGACATCATGGACCGCCCTGGTCCTCGTATCGGGGAGGCGGTCGAGCATTTGGCACAAATCGCATACCCAGAGAAATTCGAGTAA
- a CDS encoding MetQ/NlpA family ABC transporter substrate-binding protein: protein MKAFLKTLGVTTAAVALVACGQGGNEQGGANGDGGNADEPTTIKISASNVPHAEILEEAEPLLKEQGVELEIEIAQDYILPNIALNDGDVDANYFQHRPYLEEQLEQNSDYDFVEAGAIHLEPMGLYSQEYDSVDDLPDGATVMMSDSVADHGRVYSLLQEAGLITLKEGVSVDATEQDIVDNPKNLTFVNSGVAAELLPQAYTNNEADLIAINSNYAIDAGLSPTEDSVILEEGDAENPYVNLIVVRSEDENNEAIQTLVEVLQSEEIKTFIEENYGGAVIPAE from the coding sequence ATGAAAGCATTTTTGAAAACACTAGGTGTCACAACAGCAGCAGTTGCACTCGTTGCTTGCGGGCAAGGCGGCAACGAGCAAGGCGGGGCAAATGGAGACGGAGGCAATGCAGACGAGCCAACGACCATTAAAATTAGCGCCTCCAATGTGCCTCACGCCGAAATTTTGGAAGAGGCGGAACCGTTGTTAAAAGAACAAGGTGTCGAACTGGAAATTGAAATTGCCCAAGACTACATTTTGCCTAACATTGCTTTAAACGATGGCGACGTAGACGCTAACTATTTTCAACACCGCCCTTATCTGGAAGAACAACTTGAGCAAAATTCCGACTATGATTTCGTTGAGGCTGGTGCCATCCATTTAGAGCCAATGGGCCTTTATTCACAAGAATATGACAGCGTCGACGACCTTCCTGACGGAGCAACGGTGATGATGAGCGATTCTGTCGCTGACCACGGCCGTGTATACTCCCTTCTTCAAGAAGCGGGTTTAATTACCCTTAAAGAGGGCGTTTCAGTTGATGCAACCGAACAAGACATAGTGGATAACCCAAAAAATCTAACGTTTGTCAATTCTGGTGTTGCTGCTGAGTTGTTGCCGCAAGCATATACGAACAATGAAGCGGACTTGATTGCGATTAATTCCAACTATGCGATCGATGCTGGTCTATCGCCAACAGAAGACTCTGTCATTCTTGAAGAAGGCGATGCCGAAAATCCATACGTTAATTTGATTGTCGTTCGCAGCGAAGATGAAAACAATGAAGCGATTCAAACACTTGTTGAGGTGCTTCAATCTGAAGAAATCAAAACATTTATTGAAGAAAACTATGGCGGAGCGGTCATCCCTGCCGAGTAA
- the sufC gene encoding Fe-S cluster assembly ATPase SufC, producing MSVPNLKIENLHVSIDDKEILKDFNLEINGGEIHAIMGPNGTGKSTLASAIMGHPKYEITSGSVTLDGEDVLEMEVDERARAGMFLAMQYPSEISGITNADFLRSAINANREEGNELSLMKFIRKMDEKMDVLDMDQSFAQRYLNEGFSGGEKKRNEILQLLMLEPKIAILDEIDSGLDIDALKVVAQGVNQMRGEEFGCLIITHYQRLLDYITPDKVHVMMQGRIVKSGGSELAERLEAEGYDWIKEELGIEDERVDANQEA from the coding sequence ATGTCTGTACCAAACCTTAAGATTGAGAATTTACATGTCTCTATTGACGATAAGGAAATTCTTAAAGATTTCAACCTTGAGATCAACGGCGGAGAAATCCACGCGATCATGGGACCAAACGGAACAGGGAAATCAACGCTTGCTTCTGCCATCATGGGTCATCCAAAATATGAAATCACAAGCGGTTCTGTTACGCTAGACGGCGAAGACGTGCTTGAAATGGAAGTAGACGAGCGTGCTCGTGCAGGCATGTTCCTTGCGATGCAATACCCAAGCGAGATTAGCGGCATTACAAACGCCGACTTTTTGCGCTCTGCCATTAATGCGAACCGTGAAGAAGGCAATGAGCTGTCTTTAATGAAATTTATTCGCAAAATGGACGAAAAAATGGACGTTCTCGACATGGACCAATCCTTTGCGCAGCGTTATTTGAATGAAGGCTTTTCAGGCGGGGAGAAAAAGCGCAATGAAATTCTCCAATTGCTAATGCTTGAACCGAAAATCGCCATTCTTGACGAAATCGACTCAGGGCTTGACATCGATGCGCTAAAAGTTGTTGCCCAAGGTGTCAACCAAATGCGCGGCGAAGAGTTTGGCTGCTTGATCATTACCCACTACCAACGCCTTCTTGACTACATCACACCAGATAAAGTCCATGTAATGATGCAAGGCCGCATCGTTAAATCCGGCGGCTCTGAACTTGCTGAGCGTCTTGAAGCAGAAGGATATGACTGGATTAAAGAAGAATTGGGCATTGAAGACGAACGCGTTGATGCCAACCAAGAAGCGTAA
- a CDS encoding methionine ABC transporter ATP-binding protein yields the protein MISLKGISKTFKTKNGAVQAVDNVNLEIEAGQIFGIIGYSGAGKSTLIRLLNLLEKPTEGSVEIDGKAMSSLTPSKLRAARQEIGMIFQHFNLLWSRTVRQNISFPLEVAGVPAAERKKRVEELIELVGLHGRGDSYPSQLSGGQKQRVGIARALANNPKVLLCDEATSALDPKTTDSILDLLLDINEKLNLTIVLITHEMHVIQKICHQVAVMENGKIVEQGPVIDVFRKPKEQMTKEFVKQLAQTGEEEQSLWHLLDENSDGTIVSLTFVGNPAEEQLVTELIRRFPIDISILQGNISKLQQGSYGKLYLRLLGATSEIEAALAYIRGKEIDVEVIEHDR from the coding sequence ATGATTTCTCTAAAAGGAATCAGCAAAACGTTTAAAACGAAAAATGGCGCTGTCCAAGCTGTCGATAACGTCAACCTAGAAATTGAAGCTGGGCAAATTTTTGGGATCATTGGTTATAGCGGAGCTGGAAAGAGCACGCTTATTCGGTTGCTTAATTTGCTTGAGAAACCAACGGAAGGTTCCGTTGAAATAGATGGCAAGGCGATGTCGTCGCTTACGCCAAGTAAATTGCGGGCAGCTCGCCAAGAAATTGGCATGATTTTTCAGCATTTTAATTTACTTTGGTCGCGGACGGTTAGACAAAACATTTCGTTCCCGTTGGAAGTTGCAGGAGTTCCAGCTGCCGAGCGGAAAAAACGGGTCGAGGAATTGATTGAACTTGTTGGGCTTCATGGTCGAGGAGACAGCTATCCGTCTCAGCTGAGCGGCGGCCAAAAGCAACGGGTTGGGATTGCTAGGGCGCTTGCCAACAATCCGAAAGTGCTGTTATGCGATGAAGCAACTTCAGCGCTTGACCCGAAGACGACAGATTCCATTTTGGATTTGCTCCTTGACATTAATGAAAAACTGAACTTGACGATCGTGCTCATTACTCACGAAATGCATGTTATCCAAAAAATTTGCCATCAAGTAGCGGTGATGGAAAATGGCAAGATTGTCGAACAAGGGCCTGTCATTGATGTGTTCCGCAAGCCGAAAGAGCAGATGACGAAGGAGTTTGTTAAGCAGTTGGCGCAAACGGGGGAAGAAGAACAATCGCTTTGGCATCTTCTTGATGAAAATAGCGACGGCACGATTGTCTCTTTAACGTTTGTTGGCAATCCTGCTGAAGAACAACTTGTAACGGAATTAATCCGACGTTTTCCGATCGACATTAGCATTTTGCAAGGGAACATTTCAAAATTGCAACAAGGCTCCTATGGAAAGCTGTATTTACGGCTATTAGGGGCAACGAGCGAAATTGAAGCAGCGCTTGCATACATCCGCGGCAAAGAAATAGACGTGGAGGTGATTGAGCATGATCGCTAA
- the sufU gene encoding Fe-S cluster assembly sulfur transfer protein SufU, protein MSSRDLDTLYRQVIMDHYKNPRNRGELEGDTLTVNLNNPTCGDRVQVQMKVEDGKVDRAVFTGEGCSISLASASMMTQAVKGLTVEEALALSKLFSDMMQGKDYDEGKFDLGDIEALTGVTKFPARIKCATLAWKALEKGLNDTHSS, encoded by the coding sequence ATGTCTTCTCGTGATCTCGATACACTTTACCGGCAAGTGATTATGGACCATTATAAGAATCCCCGCAACCGCGGCGAGCTTGAAGGGGACACACTGACGGTAAATTTGAACAATCCCACATGTGGGGACCGTGTTCAAGTACAAATGAAAGTAGAAGATGGTAAAGTAGACCGCGCTGTTTTTACAGGGGAAGGCTGTTCCATCAGCCTTGCCTCCGCTTCAATGATGACGCAAGCTGTCAAAGGCTTAACCGTCGAAGAAGCGCTGGCGCTGTCTAAGCTTTTTTCAGATATGATGCAAGGAAAGGACTATGATGAAGGCAAGTTTGACTTAGGTGATATTGAGGCGCTTACTGGTGTAACAAAATTCCCTGCACGAATTAAATGTGCAACGCTTGCTTGGAAGGCGCTCGAAAAAGGGCTGAACGACACGCATTCATCATAA
- a CDS encoding cysteine desulfurase, whose translation MNAKEIKKLFPILDQQVNGNPLVYLDSAATSQKPIQVIEKLDDYYRRYNSNVHRGVHTLGTLATDEYEGAREKVRAFLNAQDTAEIVFTRGTTTAINLVAQSYGNDHVGEGDEIVITPMEHHSNIIPWQQLAKRKGAVLKYIPLQEDGTISLADVETTITERTKIVSVVYVSNVLGTVNPIAEMAKVAHKHGAVMVVDGAQAAPHVHVDVQQLDCDFFAFSAHKMCGPSGIGALYGKKALLEAMEPIEFGGEMIDFVGLQDSTWKELPWKFEGGTPIIAGAIGFGAAIDFVTDLGFNEIEQHEKELVDYSFERLGDFKDLTIFGPKDRAGVITFQLGDVHPHDVATVLDAEGIAVRAGHHCAQPLMKWLDVVATARASYYVYNTKEDIDALANGLVKAKEYFSDVFS comes from the coding sequence ATGAACGCAAAGGAGATAAAGAAGCTGTTCCCGATCCTCGACCAACAAGTTAACGGGAATCCTCTTGTCTATCTCGACAGCGCCGCCACTTCGCAAAAGCCAATCCAAGTCATTGAAAAGCTCGATGATTATTACCGCCGTTACAATTCTAATGTCCATCGTGGCGTGCATACGCTTGGTACGCTTGCGACTGATGAATATGAAGGCGCACGCGAAAAAGTCCGGGCTTTCTTGAATGCGCAAGACACGGCGGAGATTGTCTTTACTCGTGGCACAACCACGGCCATTAATTTAGTGGCGCAAAGTTATGGAAATGACCATGTCGGCGAAGGCGATGAAATTGTCATTACGCCAATGGAACATCATTCGAATATCATTCCATGGCAGCAGCTTGCCAAGCGGAAAGGGGCCGTGTTGAAGTATATCCCTTTGCAAGAAGATGGGACGATTTCATTAGCTGATGTCGAAACAACGATAACGGAACGAACAAAAATCGTTTCCGTTGTCTACGTTTCAAATGTGCTCGGCACGGTTAACCCAATTGCTGAAATGGCGAAAGTCGCCCATAAACATGGCGCGGTCATGGTCGTCGATGGCGCCCAAGCTGCTCCCCATGTCCACGTGGATGTCCAACAATTAGACTGTGACTTTTTTGCTTTCTCGGCACACAAAATGTGTGGCCCTTCGGGCATCGGCGCCTTATACGGCAAAAAAGCGTTGCTTGAAGCGATGGAGCCAATTGAATTTGGCGGGGAAATGATTGATTTTGTCGGTCTGCAAGATTCGACTTGGAAAGAGCTCCCATGGAAGTTTGAAGGGGGAACGCCAATCATTGCTGGCGCAATCGGGTTCGGTGCTGCGATTGATTTTGTCACCGATTTAGGGTTTAATGAAATTGAACAGCACGAAAAAGAACTCGTTGACTATTCGTTTGAGCGTCTCGGCGATTTCAAAGATTTGACGATCTTTGGGCCAAAAGACCGTGCAGGGGTGATCACATTCCAGCTTGGCGACGTGCACCCCCACGATGTAGCGACTGTCCTTGATGCTGAAGGAATTGCTGTTCGCGCAGGCCATCATTGTGCACAACCGTTAATGAAATGGCTTGACGTTGTCGCCACTGCTCGTGCCAGCTATTATGTGTACAATACGAAAGAAGATATTGATGCTCTGGCAAACGGATTAGTCAAAGCAAAGGAGTATTTTAGCGATGTCTTCTCGTGA
- a CDS encoding methionine ABC transporter permease — protein MIAKWFPNVVWEDVWAATQETVYMTLASAVATFFIGLLLGLFLYLTAKGNPWQNRFFYWLVAAFVNVFRSIPFIILIILLIPFTRALVGSIFGPSAALPALIIGAAPFYARMVEIALREVDKGVVEAAQAMGSTNRHIIFKVLIPESMPALVSGITVTTVALIGYTAMAGTIGAGGLGTLAFQQGFQRTNPDVMVVATVVILAIVFVFQWIGDFFTSRLDKR, from the coding sequence ATGATCGCTAAATGGTTTCCGAATGTCGTGTGGGAAGATGTGTGGGCAGCTACACAAGAGACGGTTTACATGACGCTCGCCTCAGCGGTTGCCACCTTTTTTATCGGCTTGCTCCTCGGTTTATTTTTATATTTGACCGCCAAAGGCAATCCGTGGCAAAACCGCTTCTTTTATTGGCTTGTGGCCGCTTTTGTGAATGTCTTTCGTTCGATTCCCTTTATCATTTTAATCATATTGCTTATTCCATTTACACGGGCGCTCGTCGGTTCGATTTTTGGCCCAAGCGCTGCATTGCCTGCCTTGATTATAGGAGCCGCGCCATTTTATGCCCGCATGGTTGAAATTGCTTTGCGTGAAGTGGATAAAGGCGTCGTCGAAGCAGCACAGGCGATGGGCTCTACGAACCGGCACATTATCTTTAAAGTGCTTATTCCTGAATCAATGCCAGCGCTTGTCTCTGGCATTACCGTAACGACAGTTGCTTTAATCGGTTATACGGCAATGGCGGGAACGATTGGCGCAGGGGGCCTTGGCACACTTGCGTTCCAACAAGGGTTTCAGCGCACCAATCCAGATGTGATGGTTGTCGCGACTGTCGTGATTTTAGCGATTGTGTTTGTGTTCCAGTGGATTGGCGACTTTTTCACAAGTCGTTTAGATAAACGCTAA